AGGTTGAGAGCCTTGAGGTTTGTGTTCTCCGTGGCGGTTTCGAGCAGCGTTGCGTCAATCGCGCTGACCGTTGCCCACGATTTGCTGAATTTGTCGACCAGCTCTTTCTCCTTGCCGGAGCCGTCTTTGGCAACCATCGATTCGAGCGTTTTCAGGTCGCGATTGACCTCACGCGCAGCGGCGCTTGACTGTTCGGCATAGGTGCGTGACTCCTCGTCGGTCGTGGCCAGAACGGCACTTTTCTCCTTCTCGACCGAGCGCACAAGATTGACTCGCATTTCGGCCAGCAGCGCCTGCTTTTGCATCGAGGCACTGCCGCCACTCATGAACGAAGCGCTCTGGAGCCAGAACGAAAGCAGCAGCGTGACAAGCGCTGTGGCTACCAGACTTGCCGCCCATGCCAAACCGATGCTTTTGCCAGCTTCTTTTTCGTCTCTGTTCATGATGTGGGTGTCTCCTCAGGGTTAATCGTGTCGTTGTTTCGGCTTAATCCGCACAATATACAAAAGGGCCGATACGTTTTTTCAGCAAAAGGTGAACCCTCGTCGGGCGAATTTCGTTAAACTGAAAAGAGTTAACCGATAACAAACGGGCAGTATCATGAAAGCTGATAATGAACAGGTATCGATGGCCGATGCTCTGATCGATCCCTGGTTGAGCGTGATCGGGCGAGATTTTGAGGGGTACCGAAACCATTGCCGGAGAGTGTTTCTTTTCGGTTGCGCGTTAGCTGGAAAAGATGGCGACAATCAGCAGAAAATAGCCATTGCGGCAGCTTATCACGACCTCGGAATCTGGACGGACGGCACGTTCGACTATCTGGGCCCCTCAAAGCGGCTCGCGCGCGCCTATCTCGAATCGATCGGCAAGACCGACTGGGCGGATGAAATCGAAGCCATGATCGAAAACCACCACAAGCTCGGCCCGTGGAGCTGCAACCCCGCATGGCTTGTCGAACCCTTCCGCCAGGCTGACTGGATCGACGTCACCTTTGGCGCACGCAACTTCGGCCTTCCGCGTCGCTACATCCTCGAAATCCAGGGCCGCTATCCCAATG
This portion of the Chlorobaculum parvum NCIB 8327 genome encodes:
- a CDS encoding HD domain-containing protein, which codes for MKADNEQVSMADALIDPWLSVIGRDFEGYRNHCRRVFLFGCALAGKDGDNQQKIAIAAAYHDLGIWTDGTFDYLGPSKRLARAYLESIGKTDWADEIEAMIENHHKLGPWSCNPAWLVEPFRQADWIDVTFGARNFGLPRRYILEIQGRYPNAGYHPALARLTFERMKTHPKDPLPMFKW